The DNA window TTTGCTGAAATTGCACGCGCGCTGAATTGCGGAAAATTAGTCGCGCGCCAGCGCCACCACCGGATCGAGCTGGGCTGCGCTGCGAGCCGGCAAGTAGCCGAAAGCAACGCCGATGAGGGAGGAAATTCCGAAGGCGCTGATGATCGACGATACCGAATAGACGAAAGTGTAACTGGATCCCAGCGCGGCAAACAGCTGACCGGCGGCAAGCGCGAGGAGAATGCCGAGCACTCCGCCGACCAGGCAGACCAGGACAGCCTCGGTCAGGAACTGTTCCAGGATATCGCTGCGCCGCGCCCCGACCGCCATGCGAACGCCGATTTCCTTGACCCGCTCCGACACCGACACAAGCATGATGTTCATCACGCCGATGCCGCCAACCACCAGCGAGATGACGGCAATGGCCGAGATCAGCAGCGTCATCGTGTCGGTGGTGGAGGTGATGGTCTGGCGGACGTCGTCATTGTTCATGACGAAGAAATCGAGCACGCCATGCCGCGCGGTGAGAAATTTGATCGCTGCCTGCTCGGCAAGCGTGGAATCGGTGTCGTCGGAGACAAGCAGCAGGATGCTGCGCAGCGTGTTTGAGCCGGTAAATCGAGCCTGCACGGTCGTATAGGGCAGATAGACCGACAGGCTGGTGCCATTGCCGAACCCGGTCGTTTGCTTCTGCAAGACGCCGACGACGGTCGCCGGAACGTCACCGATCATGATGATCTGACCGAGCGGACTTGCCTTCGTATTGGGAAACAGGGCGGCGCGCGTATTGTCATCGATGACGACGTCCTGTGCCATGTGTGTCACGCCGTCGCCGGTAAAATAGCGGCCCGAGGCGAGCTTCGTGCCTTTGACCGAGAAATAGTCGGCGCCAACCCCGTTGATCTGCGCGCTGAGTTCCAGCGCGCCAATGCGAAGGGTCTTCGACAAGCTGACGGTTGGGGCCACCCCCGCCGCATAGGGCTGCCGGGCGATCTCGAGCGCGTCGGCGAGCTTCAGCGTCTGAACCTTGCTGGAGCGCAAGTCGCCGTAGTTGAGACCGGGAAAGATCTCCAGCGTATTGGTCCCCAGACTGGAAATGCGGGCAAGAACCTTCTCGCGTGACCCTTCGCCGAGCGCCTCCACCGCGACCACCGATGCGATGCCGATGACGATGCCGAGCATGGTCAGAAACGTGCGAAGCCCATGCGCCCGCATGGAGAGCAGCGCCATGGTGAAGGCCTCGCCGAAGCGGTCGAACGCCGCCCGCCATGCGCGGAACGGGCCATGGGAGATCTTGGCCGCCGCCGTTGATGTGGGCTGCATCGCCTGGGCGGCGCCGGGTTGCTCGCCCGAATGATCGACAGGACGATCCGAGATGACGCGGCCATCGGCGATCTCGATGATCCGGTTGGCCCGGCTGGCGACCGCCATGTCGTGGGTAACCAGGATGACGGTGCGGCCCTCCCGGTTCAATTCGGTCAGGATCTTCAGAACCTCCTCGCCGCTGGCGTGGTCGAGCGCCCCGGTCGGCTCGTCGGCGAGGATGACATTGGCATCATTCATCAGCGCCCGGGCGATCGAGACCCGTTGCTGCTGCCCACCGGACAATTTGCCGGGGGCATAGCGCAGCCGGTCGGCCATCCCCAGGCGCGTCAACAGCATGGTGGCCCTGGCAATCCTGCTGGCGGCGGGCACCCCTGAATAGATCGCGGGCACCTCGACATTGCCGATCGATGTCAGTTCCGACAGCAGATGATAGCGCTGGAAGATGAAGCCGAAATGCTCCCGTCGCAATTGAGCCAATTCGTCCGGGCCGAGCGAGCCTGTTTCGCGCCCGCCGATCCGATAGATGCCGGATGTCGGACGATCCAGGCAGCCGAGAATGTTCATCAAGGTGGATTTGCCCGAACCGGACGCGCCGATAATGGCCACCATTTCGCCGGTGGAAATCGACAGGGTGAGCCCATGCAGGACGACGACCACATCGTCGCCCGACGGGAAAGCCCGGGTGACGCCGTCGAGATCGATCAACGGACTGCTTTTCGCCGTGCGATCGATGTCGTGAGCTTGCGCGGGAGCTTTCAGATCCACCATGTCGGTCAAAGGCCTCCGCCTGGCGGGCCGGCGCTTGCGCTGGACGTCGACGCGACATTTGACTTGCGGCTCGAGACGACGCGCTCGCCCTCTTTCAACCCGGTGAGGACTTCGATGCGCACCTTGTCATCAAGGCCGGTGGTGATGGCGCGGCTTGTGATGGCGTCATTGGCATCGACGACCTCGACGCTTCGCTCACCCTTGGCGTTGGCATCGGAGACGGCCGAGGTGGGAACGCTGAGCACGCCCTTGACGCTGCCGAGCACGATGCGAACCTGCGCGGTCATGAAGGTGAGGAGCTTGCCGTCGGGATTGGGGACGTCGAAATTGCCGTAATAGTAGATGGCCTGCGACGTTGTTGAGGACGAGCTGCTGCTCGTCGACGACGATGTTGTTGCCACGATGGTCGAATCCGATCTGAGCGCGTCGGGCGCCGGGTCGATGGATGCAAGTTTGCTGTCCCACCGATTGGTGAGATCGCCAAGGATGGTGAAATAGACGGGCTGACCGGGTTTGGTCGTCGTGACATCGGCTTCGTTGATTTCCGCGCGCACCTTCATCCGGTCGACCTGACCCATGATGATGATGGTGGGGGCGGATTGCGCCGCGTTGACTGTCTGCCCTTCCTGCGTGGCGACCAGCAGGACCATCCCGTCGATCGGCGCGAGAATGCGGGTATAGGCGAGATCGACGTTGGCGGTATCGATCGCAATCTGGGCCACGAGGATCTGGGCTTGCAACGAGACGATTTCGTATTGGGTCGTCGTCACCAGTGTTTGAGCCACCTCCAGCGCATCCGTGGAGGTTGCATTGTCGGCTTCGGTGATTTTCTCCCGCACGACGGCGGCCATCGCGTGGGTCAAGGTCGCCTGTGTCCCGGCGAGCGAGGCCTGATACGTCTTCAAGGACGCGCTGTTCGTCTTCAGGGCGTTTTGCTGGGCGACGTCGTCGATCTCCGCGATGAGATCGCCCTTCTTCAAGGTCTGCCCAACGGCAACCTTCATCGACGTCAGTCGCCCGGAAACCTGCGCGCCGACGGCGACGAGCTTGGTCGGGCGCAAGGTGCCCTGGGCAAGCACGTTGACCTCAATATCGGCCCGCGTCACCTGTGCCGTCAGAATGCCTGCCAGCGGATCCTGGTTGGCATACTTCCACCACCCCCAGGCTCCCGCGCCCGCCGCGATGATCACCACGACGACCGCCACCTTGACGACAACGGAAAGCGTCCGTTTGGTGGGCTTGGGAGCAGGTGCCGGTGAAGCGGGTGCCGGAGAAGCGGGTGCCGGAGAAGCAGGTGCCGGAGAAGCAGGTGCCGGAGAAAGAGCGGGGGCTTCCGTCATGGCGCCACTGCCAGGTGAGGGGCAAGGGTGCTGTCGATCATCAGCGGCTCATCCCATCCGCCGCCGGCTGCCTTGGAGAGCGAGATGGCGTCAACGCCGATTTTCGCAGCGGCGGCCTTCGCCAACAGGCATTCGGTCTTGGCGATGTCCGGCCGGAGGAACAGGAAGAGGGATTTGTCTGACATAGCAACCACACTTGCGCCATCGTCCGTGGACGGCTGAAACACAAGCCTACTGTGAAAAATACCAGGGGTGCAGCGTCGGATTCTACCCAGGGTGAGGCGGTTGAACGACAGCAACGCCTCGATGGCCCAGATTGTCTGGCAGGCCCACATCGCTGCCAGCGTCGGCTGAGGAAAACGTCCCTTTCCACAGAGGCTTAGGGAAACCGAGATAGATGTTCCGGCCCACGCAGGCGTTCAATCGGAGCGGATTTATCAGGCGACCACGGCGCTACGGCATGTTTCCAGAGATACATTAGGCAGGCGGTCGGTATGTGGTTGAGAAGTTATACTCAGTCGTTCGCCCGCTACCTGGCGGCGCTGGAGGAATAGGGCGCCAAGCCGTTCCCCATCGTGGGCGTCTTTTTAGGAAATGCGCGTTTTCGTTGAGAGATGATTCACGTCATCCGACGCGAGGTGCTTCTCATTCCTGGCTTTTTGCACTTTTCCAAGAAATGGCATGTTTTTATTCAGGGATGATTTACGCGCTATCACGCAGATGATGTCTGCTTGCTGAAGTTCGGCATGGCTAAACGCCATGGGACGCGCTTGATAAACCCCGACCTGCCACCTTTAGGCTGTGATTTAATCTATGCGGGAAAACTCACCGGCAATTTCCGACAAGCCCATCATCCGGATGGACAGGTTCATATTGCCGCACGCTGTTTACAGCGAGTTCGCAGACCAACTCAGGCAAGTCCACGCCTCGCTGCGACAGCAACCCGGCTTCGTCAGCGATCTTCTGCTGGAACAACCCGCCAGCGCCGACAGCATTCATATCATCAGCGTGGTCAGGTGGGAAAACACCGAGGCCGCCGAGGCGGCGAAAGACAAGCTGTGTCTGGATATCGATCGAGACCATGTCATCGATCGGCTCAAGATCATCTCCGACATCGGATTGTTCTCGCCCATCGAGCACTAGAGAATTCTGGTGAAAGCATGGACGTCGGAACAACTATCGGCGTGCTCCGCTGCCTGACTCATTTGCTCCTGACAGAAACCGTCCCACCTGCATGTTGGAACTAGTCCAATATGAGGGGAGGGTTTCATGAAGATCACTGTGGAGACGACCGTTGCCGCGCCGATCGTCGAGGTCTGGCGCGCCTATGTGACGCCCGAGGACATCAAGGCGTGGAATGCCGCGTCCGACGACTGGCACACCACGGCGGCCAGCGTCGATCTCCGTGAGGGCGGGGCGTTTTCCTCGCGCATGGAGGCGAAAGACGGCAGCATGGGTTTCGATTTTGCCGGCACCTACACCAGGATCGTGCCGCATGAGCGCATCGAATACGACTTCGGCGACCGGACGGCGCAGGTGTCGTTCACCCCACGGCCCGACAGCGTCACGGTGCGGGTGACCTTCGATGCCGAAGATACCCACTCCGAGGAGCAGCAGCGCGCCGGCTGGCAGGCGATCCTCGACAATTTCGCCCGGCATGTGGAAGGAAAGCGGCCATGAGCACGCTCGGCCTGTTCGCGACCATCGCGGTGATCCATCTGCTTGCCGTTGCCAGCCCCGGCCCGACGCTGATGGTGGTGATGAGCCAATCGGTCGCCGGTAGTAGGCGCTCGGGCTTCCTGGTGGTGGCCGGCGTGGTGATGGCAACGCTGGTCTGGTCGTCCGTGACGGCGGCCGGCCTTGGCGGCGTCATCGCCCATGTCAGCTGGCTGTATTTCGGGCTGAAGCTGGTCGGCGCGGTGTACCTCACCTGGCTTGCCTGGGGGCTCTTGAAGGGCGTTCTCCAGCGCAAGGCGGTGGGGCTCGATGCCTCGTGGCCGGTACTCGCAGGGGGAAGGGCGCTGCGCGCCGGCTTCCTCACCACCATCTCCAACCCCAAGGTGGCCGCCTATTACGCCAGCCTGTTCGGCGTGGTGATCCCGGCCAGCGCGCCGTCGGCGGTGTTCGCCGGTGCGATCCTGACGGCGGTGCTGGTGTCGGTCGCCTGGTGGAGCGCGGTGGTGCTGCTGTTCGCCCTGCCGGCGGTGCAGCGGGCCTATGCGCGGGCGCGACGGTGGATGGACGCGGTGATGGGCGCACTGCTGCTGGCGCTGGCCGGACGGCTGCTGTTCAGCCGGTGAGCCGCCGGTTGGTGTCTTTCAAAAGCTCGATGAACGCCCGGAGCGGCGCGGGCGTGTGGCGATTGGCCGGGTAGTAGAGCATCAGGCCGGGCAGCGGCGGCGACCAGTCGGGCAGGACGATGACCAGTTGTCCCGCATCCAGCGCCTGGCGCGCGATGGGTTCGGGAACATAGGCGATGCCGAGCCCGTCCTTGGCCGCGTCGACCATCAGGTCGCTGTCGTCGAGCGTCAGCGCGCCCGGCACATCGACGGCCATCTCCGCGCCGGAGCGGATGAATTCCCAGCGGTAGCGCTTGCCGCTCGGCAGGCGCTGGCGGATGCAGACGTGCCGTTGCAGGTCGTCGGGCGTCAGCGGCGGGCTGTGCGCGCCGAGATAGTCCGGCGAGGCGACGGCGACGAAGCGGACGGAGCCGCCCACGGGTACGGCGATCATGTCTTGCGGCACCGCTTCGGCCAGCCGGACGCCGGCATCGAACCCCTCCTGAACGATGTCGACGAGGCGACCCTCGGAGACCAGATCGAGCTCCACCTGCGGATAGCGCCGCAGGAACGGCGGCACGACGTGCGACAGCAGGAAGCGCGCGGCGCTCTTGTTGGCATTGAGGCGCAACCGGCCGCTCGGTTCGCCGACATCGGCGGCGAGCCCGTCGAGGGCCATGTCGAGATCCTTGAGGACGGGGCCGATGCGCTCCAGCAGCCGGGCGCCGGCATCGGTCGGCGAGACGCTGCGCGTGGTGCGATGCAGCAGGCGAATGCCCAGCGTCTTTTCCAGCTCGATCAGGGTGTGGCTGAGGGTGGAGCGCGACAGGCCCAGTTGGTCGGCCGCCTTGCGAAAGCTGCGGTGGTGGGCAATCGCCGCGAAGGCTTCGAGGTCGCTTAATGCCGGCTTGGTCATTGGTGTGTTTTCCGCACGTGGTCATGCCAGATTGGATGACTAATAGCACCAATTGGCAGGACTTATGTTGTTCCCATCAGGAAAGGAACACCTCATGAGCAAGACATGGTTCATCACCGGCGCGTCGTCCGGTCTCGGCCTGGAAATGACCGAGCAGCTGCTGGCGCGCGGCGACAAGGTGGTCGGAACGGCCCGCCGCCTCGATACCCTCGGCGATCTCAAGCGGCGGTACGGCGATCACCTGACGTTGGCGGCGCTCGATCTGACGGATATCGCCAGCGTTCGCGCGGCGGTCGACGACGCCTTCGGGCGCCTGGGCCGGATCGACGTTGTCGTCCAGAATGCCGGCTACGGCCTTGTCGGGGCGGGCGAGGAAGTGTCCGACGCCGAGATCGACCGGCAGCTGGCGACAAACCTCGTCGGCTCCCTCCAGCTGATCCGCGCCGTGTTGCCGCATCTGCGCCGGCAAGGCGGCGGACGGATCCTGCAGGTCACTTCGGAGGGTGGGCAGGTCGCCTATCCGAATTTCAGCGTCTATCACGCCAGCAAATGGGGCGTTGAAGGCTTCATCGAAGCCGTTGCCCAGGAGGTCGCGCCGTTCGGCATCGACTTCATCATCGCCGAGCCCGGCGCGACCGCAACCGGCTTTGGCGCCAACCTCGTTCACGCCAAGCCGATGGCCGTCTATGACGACACGCCGGCCGGCGAGATCAGGCGGGCCATTACCAGCGGAAGCTTCGTGCTGAAGGGCGATGCCAAGCGCACGGCGGCGGCCATGATCGCGGCGGCCGACGAGACGGCGCCGCCCTTGCGGCTTGTGCTGGGCAGCACGGCGTACACCTCGATCTCGCAAGCCCTGGCGCGGCGGCTGGCCGCCTTGGAAGCCCAGCGCGCCGTCGCCTTCTCGGCCGATCGGGACTAGGGAAGACAGGGATCATCCGGCGGTTCGCCACCAGTTCCGGCCCGCCGGGCGGTCACACAAGGCCGTGCTGGCGGGCCGCTCCCGAGTCTTTTGGGCGAATTGTCTACCTCCGAAAACAGGATTATGAACTGTCCAGCTATCGGGATTTACCCGTAGGGCGCCGGCCGATCGGACGGAAGCGGATCGGCGCTCCAGGCTGATGCCCCAAGTGACTCACGCGGAGGACGGATCAGGGCAGGAGGACTTTCAGAACGTCGTGGCCAACGCTTCTCGAGGAGGAAAAGCGTGGACAGGTCAGATGAACTTCACGCACGGCACATCAGGGACACGCTGGCCGCCGACGGGGCGGCCCGCTCGGTCGTGGCCGCGTCGTGGCACCGCTCGCAGGTGTTGCACAAGCTCGATCCGGCATCGCCGCGCCCGCCCGTCTGGCGGTTGAGCGAGCAGGAGATCACGCTGGCCCGGCAGCCGCTGGAGCCGTTGATCGCCTGCGCGACCAGCGCCATGGACCGCCTGCACACCGCCGTCGGCGGCGTCGGCTGCTGCGTGCTTTTGGCCGATCGCAACGGCGTTCCGCTCGAAAGGCGGGGCGCTGCCGGCGACGACGCCACCTTCAGCCAATGGGGCCTGTGGGTCGGCACCCAGTGGAGCGAAGGCAGCCAGGGCACCAACGGCATCGGCACGGCGATCGCCGAGCAACGCCCGGTGACCATCCACCGCGACCAGCACTTTTTCAGCTGCAACGCGCTCTTGAGCTGCACATCCTCGCCGATCCACGACGCCGACGGCCAACTGGCGGCGGTGATCGACGTTTCCTCCTGCCGGGCCGATCTGACCGAAGGCTTTCTGACGCTGATCGCCCAGTCGGTCATCGACACGGCGCGGCGCATCGAGTGCGATCTGTTTCGCCGCGCCTTCCCGGGGAGACGCATCCTTCTCGCCCCCTCGCCCGAGGGGCGGGCCGATGCCCTGGTGGCCGTCGACGGAGACGACCTGATCGTCGGCGCCACCCGCGCCGCCCGGCAGTTGCTCGGGCTGAGCGCGGCGGACATCAACGGGCACGCGCCGATCGGCGACCTGATCGCCCGGGAGCGCGAAGCCGACGACCTCGCCGCCGGCGAGCGCGCGGTGGTGCAGCGGGCCCTCGCCCGGGCGCGTGGCAATGTGTCGCACGCCGCCGCGTTTCTCGGTATCAGCCGCGCCACTCTCCATCGCAAGCTGAACAAGCTCCGCCTGACCGGAAATTCTACTGGGGTGGGCATCTAGCTTAGGCCTTAGGCTCATAAGCTGAGCCTTGAATCACGACAAAAGCGAAACACCAAGCGGATCTATGAGTTTACCGCCTAAGGCAGCCTCTGCGGCAGAGGCTGGTCACATGTGTCGGTGAGATCCCACTCAAAATTGTAAATATGTCGGACGCAATCCGTATTGACAATTACGGCCGAAAGGCATTCATCACCATAAGAGTCATGAATACGTATTTTACCGGTTATCGGGAGACTACGTTATGATCAAGACACTCGCATATTCTTGTTCTGTCGTTGCCAGTTGGGCATTGATTATCAGCAATGCTTATGGGTGGGATATATTTCACGATTCAACTCGGCAGACCCAGACGGCGATTGACGGAATTGGACAAACGATCATTCCGCCGAGCAACTCTGATCTAACTTTGGACGCACTTGAGACTGTTCCTACTGGGCCGCCGGTCATTTCGGCGGGTGAAGTGCCGGCGGAAGTTCCAATTGCCCGTAAGGACTCCGCTGTCATT is part of the Pleomorphomonas sp. PLEO genome and encodes:
- a CDS encoding MacB family efflux pump subunit — its product is MVDLKAPAQAHDIDRTAKSSPLIDLDGVTRAFPSGDDVVVVLHGLTLSISTGEMVAIIGASGSGKSTLMNILGCLDRPTSGIYRIGGRETGSLGPDELAQLRREHFGFIFQRYHLLSELTSIGNVEVPAIYSGVPAASRIARATMLLTRLGMADRLRYAPGKLSGGQQQRVSIARALMNDANVILADEPTGALDHASGEEVLKILTELNREGRTVILVTHDMAVASRANRIIEIADGRVISDRPVDHSGEQPGAAQAMQPTSTAAAKISHGPFRAWRAAFDRFGEAFTMALLSMRAHGLRTFLTMLGIVIGIASVVAVEALGEGSREKVLARISSLGTNTLEIFPGLNYGDLRSSKVQTLKLADALEIARQPYAAGVAPTVSLSKTLRIGALELSAQINGVGADYFSVKGTKLASGRYFTGDGVTHMAQDVVIDDNTRAALFPNTKASPLGQIIMIGDVPATVVGVLQKQTTGFGNGTSLSVYLPYTTVQARFTGSNTLRSILLLVSDDTDSTLAEQAAIKFLTARHGVLDFFVMNNDDVRQTITSTTDTMTLLISAIAVISLVVGGIGVMNIMLVSVSERVKEIGVRMAVGARRSDILEQFLTEAVLVCLVGGVLGILLALAAGQLFAALGSSYTFVYSVSSIISAFGISSLIGVAFGYLPARSAAQLDPVVALARD
- a CDS encoding efflux RND transporter periplasmic adaptor subunit → MVIIAAGAGAWGWWKYANQDPLAGILTAQVTRADIEVNVLAQGTLRPTKLVAVGAQVSGRLTSMKVAVGQTLKKGDLIAEIDDVAQQNALKTNSASLKTYQASLAGTQATLTHAMAAVVREKITEADNATSTDALEVAQTLVTTTQYEIVSLQAQILVAQIAIDTANVDLAYTRILAPIDGMVLLVATQEGQTVNAAQSAPTIIIMGQVDRMKVRAEINEADVTTTKPGQPVYFTILGDLTNRWDSKLASIDPAPDALRSDSTIVATTSSSTSSSSSSTTSQAIYYYGNFDVPNPDGKLLTFMTAQVRIVLGSVKGVLSVPTSAVSDANAKGERSVEVVDANDAITSRAITTGLDDKVRIEVLTGLKEGERVVSSRKSNVASTSSASAGPPGGGL
- a CDS encoding pentapeptide repeat-containing protein, translated to MPLTWQWRHDGSPRSFSGTCFSGTCFSGTRFSGTRFTGTCSQAHQTDAFRCRQGGGRRGDHRGGRGSLGVVEVCQPGSAGRHSDGTGDAGRY
- a CDS encoding antibiotic biosynthesis monooxygenase; translation: MPHAVYSEFADQLRQVHASLRQQPGFVSDLLLEQPASADSIHIISVVRWENTEAAEAAKDKLCLDIDRDHVIDRLKIISDIGLFSPIEH
- a CDS encoding SRPBCC family protein, encoding MKITVETTVAAPIVEVWRAYVTPEDIKAWNAASDDWHTTAASVDLREGGAFSSRMEAKDGSMGFDFAGTYTRIVPHERIEYDFGDRTAQVSFTPRPDSVTVRVTFDAEDTHSEEQQRAGWQAILDNFARHVEGKRP
- a CDS encoding LysE family transporter translates to MSTLGLFATIAVIHLLAVASPGPTLMVVMSQSVAGSRRSGFLVVAGVVMATLVWSSVTAAGLGGVIAHVSWLYFGLKLVGAVYLTWLAWGLLKGVLQRKAVGLDASWPVLAGGRALRAGFLTTISNPKVAAYYASLFGVVIPASAPSAVFAGAILTAVLVSVAWWSAVVLLFALPAVQRAYARARRWMDAVMGALLLALAGRLLFSR
- a CDS encoding LysR family transcriptional regulator produces the protein MTKPALSDLEAFAAIAHHRSFRKAADQLGLSRSTLSHTLIELEKTLGIRLLHRTTRSVSPTDAGARLLERIGPVLKDLDMALDGLAADVGEPSGRLRLNANKSAARFLLSHVVPPFLRRYPQVELDLVSEGRLVDIVQEGFDAGVRLAEAVPQDMIAVPVGGSVRFVAVASPDYLGAHSPPLTPDDLQRHVCIRQRLPSGKRYRWEFIRSGAEMAVDVPGALTLDDSDLMVDAAKDGLGIAYVPEPIARQALDAGQLVIVLPDWSPPLPGLMLYYPANRHTPAPLRAFIELLKDTNRRLTG
- a CDS encoding SDR family oxidoreductase; protein product: MSKTWFITGASSGLGLEMTEQLLARGDKVVGTARRLDTLGDLKRRYGDHLTLAALDLTDIASVRAAVDDAFGRLGRIDVVVQNAGYGLVGAGEEVSDAEIDRQLATNLVGSLQLIRAVLPHLRRQGGGRILQVTSEGGQVAYPNFSVYHASKWGVEGFIEAVAQEVAPFGIDFIIAEPGATATGFGANLVHAKPMAVYDDTPAGEIRRAITSGSFVLKGDAKRTAAAMIAAADETAPPLRLVLGSTAYTSISQALARRLAALEAQRAVAFSADRD
- a CDS encoding GAF domain-containing protein, translating into MDRSDELHARHIRDTLAADGAARSVVAASWHRSQVLHKLDPASPRPPVWRLSEQEITLARQPLEPLIACATSAMDRLHTAVGGVGCCVLLADRNGVPLERRGAAGDDATFSQWGLWVGTQWSEGSQGTNGIGTAIAEQRPVTIHRDQHFFSCNALLSCTSSPIHDADGQLAAVIDVSSCRADLTEGFLTLIAQSVIDTARRIECDLFRRAFPGRRILLAPSPEGRADALVAVDGDDLIVGATRAARQLLGLSAADINGHAPIGDLIAREREADDLAAGERAVVQRALARARGNVSHAAAFLGISRATLHRKLNKLRLTGNSTGVGI